GCATCATGAGGAGCATTATAATCTGGGAACAAACCCTGCGGTTTCCCTGATGACCCGTTTCTGTTTTCGCCCCCATCCTCTTCTGACCGAGACTCCAtcttgatgagaatgaaAGGGAGAAATGGATACTCCATTCAAGCTCCCGGACCTCGAGTAAACACAGGACAGGACCAGGCTCCCTCACAAAGTAAACTCCGCCCCCGAAAAAGATGTAGACCCAGTGAGATTGTTATGCAGGATGATCAATTTAGGAATTGCGGAggtgaaaaaaaaaaaactgaTAATGACAACCTGGGACGAGCATTGGCTTGCATGCAGGAGGCGCTTACTAGGGCCGCATATTGGGCCGCGTCCTCCAGGCGATTTGCAACGCACGCACTTTCGGGAAGTTTTGTTCCAGATTTTTCGTCTTCTCTAGGAAATGGCGGTCCATATGCAACCTTTCAGGATGCGTCTCTTGCCGCCGGCCTGACATGTCCGTGTGCAGCCAGTGACAATGGTTGGTGGTCAACCCACAGAATGGATCCCTTCAGAGAGCTCATATCCTTGCGGGCCACAGTGATTGAATTGTAAAACACGACCGGTAACTGGAGCGACGTAACTGGTGCTTGGAAAGCAATATTTGAAAGGCAACGCGTCAGGAGATGCCAAATCCTCGCCCTCCTGATAGTTGGCTTGCCTATAGGTCTATTTAGCTGATTGTGGCTCACAAAGCAGGGTTGGCCAAGGGCATCGTATTTTCTCATCAAGTTGATGTACAGACCGTCATCTGCAGAGCCTGCAGATGGGCGTGATGGCTTGCAGGACAAATGACAAGAAAAGACGAGGCAATGTTCCGTATTTCAGTGGAGCATCCGGCGCTGTCAATATCATCAGCTTCGCACCTAGTTCCCTCAGGAAAGCTAGCGGCGGAGCATGGGTATGGTCGTTATCGAGCCTTGACTATTGTCTCGACTCCTCAACAATGATGAGGATTTGATTTGCCATACTAGCATAATCTCGTTAGCAGCGATGAGGTTCCTGAGGCTGGAGGCGGCCTAGTAAATGAGACGACCAGGAGCATCACCGCAGAATCGGCTGGAGGAAACTTCTGCCCAAGCTTCGAGCATTGCGTCTTGCTTTTAGCGGTGGGGGGTTGGTCAAATCGAGCTGTCGgttgcagatgatgcagtttCACAACGGCAACTTCGCGTATCTCACGATGATGCCGTCGACCCCGTGACGATTGTTATGTGGAGGGCAGTCATCAAGAGGCCCATCCGGGGTATAGCGGGTATTTGCAACATGGTGTGAAAGTTGGTTTGCGAGCCTCGATTGGCCGTTGTATTATGCCTGGCGACAAGCTAGCCCATGATGAAGGTCATATCTCCACCTTGCGCATCAACGTGACAGATTTGTTCCCAGTAGATCCATTGGGCATTGGCCACATATAATTTTCCCAGACCAGTCAGTAGTCTCACGTCTGTACTTGCCTTTTaagacgtctggtgtggGGTACAAGTTCTTAGCCTGACAAGAAGCTTCATTGCAGTCTAGTGTCCAAGATACAGTAGTCCACTGGCTTTGTTAGTACTAAAATAGGATTGGCGTTCCATCCATGCCTCATAGTACGAGTGCTGGCTGATGGCCAAGCAGTGAGGGACCCGTGTAAACCGGTTAGCTCTTTAGAAGCCAATCAACACAGTCGGGCCCTTGAAAGTGAGTCAATGATGTCTGGATCGTCGTCCGCAACCATCACTGCTCATCTGAAAGAGCTGTGAGAAGTCCTTGACCTCCCAAGATGTGTAAAGGCCTACGTCCAGCAAGTGGAGCAGAGACATGTCCATAAACAAGGGTCTCAAAAACGGCGTCAAGGATGAATCCAACTGACCAACTGGAACTTGCCCGGAGCTCAAGAGAGCGGAACTGCTTTCACTAATTAGGGGACATGTGCCATGTCGACAGTCCAAAAAGCCGCCCTGGCTCCCACTTGAATCCTAGTCGCCTGGACAAAGGCTCCTGGCTGTTGTCTTGCTGCCCAATGTTAACCTGGTCGACTGGTGTTTTGCTTGTTGTGGGAGATTACACGCCAAAAGAGtaaccaccagacactttgGGAACACTTTCAAACGGCGCCCTGGTGGCGATATCATGCCGCACATCTTATTATGTTACATCTTGAACTGGTCCAAACTAAAAAGGTCGCCATCATGATGATATTGCGGCAGAATTGCTGCCATCCTTTCGTGGACATACAGGCCGTCGCATGCCAGGCCGCGCCGACGTATTTTATTCCGACAGCAGGGAGTGCGACCATATACCTGGTCCTGGTGATAGTGATCGCTTACCTGGGCCGAAACTGGCTCCTCCAGGGGGGGAAGATGAACCACGGGCTACCAAATTGACTTCATTCCAAAATTGGAACTCGCCTTTTACAGTTCCTTAAACAAAGGGGGGTCCAGTTTGAGGCGTCGACCAAGGAACTTCAGCGAAAATCGTTTCCCTGCGCAATACGAAAGAATCGGCACTTTGTCCAGACTCAGCTCATCAGTTAAGATGCAAAGCAAACAATTCAAGACATTGTCTTGGGGTAACTGCTGATTAAGAGTGAACGGCTATCCAAGACAGCCGTCGTCGATCTGACCGGTTTGCAGACTTCAACAGAACGAAGAAAAAGCAACCCCACGCGTGGGTCGAGCGGAATTTGAGCCACAGCCGAAGAGCGCCATAACTAACTTGTCCTACGCTCTTGAAACAAATCCCAATGTTGCAAATGAAAAGGAAATCACTGCCGCCCGAACATCCTTGGCCTATTCGTCGGAGAATTGCTACTTACttctggactctggactccCGACggaatactccgtacatacgGCGCCATCCCGTTGCATGGTGCCGAAAGAACCGATCATCGCAACGGACCGAAATATGATGTCTATGGCGCAAGCCTTGGAAAATAATCGTCGTCGGGTAGTCCAGAGAACAGAACACAGGGTCCCATACTAAATGACGGGCTGTATGGTACGCATTTGCCAAGCGCAAGCACTCTACGAACCATTTTGTCAGAACATCGaaaagttgtctggtgttccAAGGACGGCCAGGTTGGCTTTATTGCATGATTCTCCATGCGGGCAGTGGTCCTATGAAGTCTTAAAGAGATGCAAGGCTGAGGAAACAATCGCTGGTCTTCAACGCACCAATCAGTAATACATAGGGTCGGTAGCACCAAGGTATGTACTAACAAATCAAAGCACACAGGTGTACACTGTGTGATGCGCCGTACGTTTGgtaggtacggagtagaatGCTTCTCGCTCCTCACTGTATGCTGTGAGCGGGTGAAATGCATATCTGTGAAGCATTCTTTGAGAAGGTAAATTGCTGCTGTGGCGTTGTCTTGCCAGGGGGAATGGGGGTTGGACAGGGAAAGCCCCTGGCGCACCGGACGGGCCGCCCGCACTCTCGAAATCTGACCTGTTGCCCACTTCTCGATCTCTCTATACACGGAAGCTCAAATCAACTTGGCTCAGCAACGGAGACACAGTGCAATGATACTGACTGGGGTGAAGACCGGTACACTGAAAAGCTGGACCGGGGATCGCTCGGCTTGCTCATCTCCGGAGCGACAATCCTCGTGGAATCTGATGAGATGTCTTGGTCAACGACGAGCCCAGTAAGCCATGGGCATGAAGGGTAGAGAACACTTCGCAAGACCTATGTGAGCTTCGCGTAATTTACTCTATATTTCTTCATCCGAGGATGTTTCCATCGAATACAAACCAAGAATCACAATGTTGGAGGCAATATTTGAAACCTTGACTGAAAAGATTGCGGAATCTAAAACTCGGACTCGTGGCAGGCCAGGGCTCACACACGGGTGGGCAGATTGGGAACAGACCAGCCAGGCCCACGGTTGAAAATAAAGCCTGACTTATTGCTCCGTTGTGCGAAGTATAGGCTCGTACATGCCGTGCCTCGCGTCAACTGTTGTGTCCGGGGGGAAGGGGCTCTGGGCCGCCAGGCGATCTGGTATCGTAGCCCGTTGACCAGGAAGTTCGCCAGTCAATCCACCCAAACGGAATCAGCGGGCACACCCACCCCCGTGAGGAAGACCCCTGCCCTTTTTTGAGGGTGTCATCATGCTCCAGGATAACCTCCACGGTCCACTGGCCTGCTCAATCAACCAAAGGCTGGCCAGATGTGCATTTGAAATGCCTCATTGCCTGTGATGGTTCTGTGTCGTCCAGCACACCATCTGTGCCTGGCTCCGTGTAGAGCCCCAAGGCAAGGTGCGTCATAGGGCCTCATTTTCAATGTGGGCATGAGAAGCAGATATGCGCAGGCAGTATGACGGCATGAGGCGAACTCTGGAGCAGCGTGTGAAGGTAGTCTGAGGAGAACGGATGCAGATAGCCGCACCAAATGGAGTGAACGAGAGGAGAAGATGGGATTGTGTATGTGGTCTGTCAAGCCATGCTGCTAGCATTCAGCTTGGGCGTGGTGCAAGCGGTTGCAGGAACAGCCAAAACACTGACCACcaaagggaaggagcgatgCAGCTAAGCTGGGGAAGCATGGAAGCTGGGAAGGTACGGAGGACAAGCAAGGGTCCTCATTactcaaccacaccagaccaggccagaccacaccacagttgaccacaccacaccataCCACACCAGTGTCAGCACACTTTCATTGTCTGTTGTCCGCAACAAACTCCCACATCGTCATCATTCGCCCAAGACGCCGCCTAAGCCCGTGCGGCCCGCTGGGCTCTATCTGTGGGAGAGCGAGTTTGTGTTGAAATGTCTTGCCTGGCCCTCGATCCGGACACTTACTTGGCCTCCGCGCAAGCCAGGTCTCAGCCGTGACCGTTGTTGACATGTCGCCATTGCTTTTTCGGTCGCCTAATAATATGTTCAATTGAGGACAATAGTGGTTTCCCCTGGTTCCCACCTTTGAAGCTGGCTTAATACAACTTTCTCACACTCTCAGTGCTGTACCTCCTCCTTACGCTTCCCTAATGAACACACTGACCTAAATGGCTCAGGGTCACGCACATagtcatcatgatgcttccgTCGAGGAGCGAACAGAGCGGCATCACTCCCCGATGATGGTCTCATCTCACGGCCGATCCGTCAATCGTGTGTTGGTCATGGTCGTGTTCGCCAGGGTTATTGCACGAGATTGACCCCAAACTGTATTGGTGGAAAGGCGTTATCACACCCAGCAGTTCAGAGCGTTCATTGATCCATGAACAGTGGCCACGCAGAACAGACGATTATCACCTGCGGAGCTTCTCGGGCGGTCCCCAGGAACTGGCTGCTGCACCCCAGCTCGGATCACGTCTCTTATTATTCAACCATCCACGATTGCCGTCTTTCTGTGTTCCGCACGCCGCAAGTCAACTACCAATGTGCGTATGCAAGTACGAAGTACCTGCCTGGTCCCCTGGTCAATCGCCGACCCTCTTTGTCTTGTCTCGTTCTTGACTTGCCAGGCAATACCCAATCTTGTCGAGCAGTAAGGCTCCCCTCCCATTATCCATCCTGGTAGGTCTTCGTCTTGCCCACACCTATTCCGTTCTAAGATTCGATCCTACCCACCTGGAGTTGCCCACCTGGTGGCTCAAATTGACAATTCAAATGGAGGCGCACCGTGGCCCTCCTCTGTTCGGACCTGTACCAGCCTGACTCCTATTGAAGTCTCGGCTTCTATCGCTCGCCAAGGAAGCACTCTCACACCCCCCTGGTCAACGCACCCCTTGGTAGAGGTGAATGGACCCCCCGGGCTTTATTCGTGCATGTGCgcgcatccatccattcataCATATGTCCTTGGGTCAACATCCATCCGCGGTTGTATTCTCTTGAACATATGTATCCATATCTATGTCCAATTTTGGCTTCGTCTTTGTGGTCTGGTACTACCTCCGTCTACATCTTGGTGCGTACGTCCAACCACTACAGCCCTCTCTTTAGTTTATTAATACTTGGCTGTCAAAGCTTGTACATAACTCCATTCCTTCTCAATATTACATACATTGCAATTTGGACGGTTCCTGTGAAGCGGGACAAGCGATATTTGGCAGCTGCTCTCGTTGGGCTGTTTGACATTACTCGTCAGTTCCAGCTTTCTCCGCTCTCCCGCATTCCGTTCTACAAGACGGTCTCATTATCTTCTCCATCGAACCCCTCACACAAGCTGGGAGTGCTCAGAGCGTGTAGCATCTGCCAGAAGACTCGTTTGGCTCGTTTCAGATCCCTTCCTCGTTCGTGTGGACAAGCCAATTTGGGTAGATTTGGCTGGTATCGCCTTGTCAAAGCGCTACAGACAGACAAGCTATTCCGGAACAAAAGCTAAACCCTTCAAAAGCCGGGTCGTGTCGTGGGTCTCGTTCTAAAGAATTGTGAGGAATTTGGGACCTGGTAAACCCGAATTTTACGAATCATTGGCCTTCCTGGGTTGACTTCAAGCTCAGTGAGGCTTAATCGGCTGGATCTCAACATTTCCGTGCTTTGTCGACTGGCAGATACACTTCAACCTGCAAAATCCATCAAGACATGGGCTAACGCAAATTTTGTATCTATCTTTTCGTTGAGGTTTGTTCAATTTCGTTCGCCACACTCCCACTTTCCCATGCGATTCGACAAAGATTCCTTGGCCAGAGAGACTCGGACTCAAAAGCAGCTTTTGCCGTTCGTTTCGATTGTGTTCTACTGACAAAACGTTTTGGCTTTCTACTAACCATTTCTTATACAATAGTTGCTAGCCCATGAACCATAACCTGGAAACCATACAACGCATGAAGAAAAATGAACACAACAGCCGATGGATCTGCCACAATGGGGCAGGATTCAACGGCCATTACGCAAAGCAGCGGGTACAACAATGACAATTGGGCTACTATCAGCCCGTACAGCCAGAGTCCTTACGATGGTAGCCCGATGACTGAGTATCCAGGTTTTGGGTCCTTTGTTCCTCAAGGTGTCCATTCAGAGACGATGTCCAGGATGCCACCGCAAAgtggccatcaacatcatcctcagcaccaccaaccgCAGCACCAACTCATGCATCATTCGACGACACCAATGGGTCACCACCAGCTTCCCATGCTAAACACAACGTGGCCAAGTCAGCTGACGAATCCCACCCCATCGGGAAGCTTCTCAGCTCCTGCGGCGTCCATTGCTACCGGTCCTCGGATACCACCTCCCACAGAAACGCCAAAGCTACCTAGTCAAGCAGAAAAGGGTCGAAAGACTTTGACTACCGAACAAAAGAGGGCGATGTGTCAATACCACGAAGAGAATCCCGGCACGAGACAAGCAGATATAGGACTGAGGTTTGGCGTAGAACGAAGGTGAGCCTATGAGACCTTTTGTGGAAATAATGTAACTGGCGAGACATCTCTCTAATATTTTTGATCTTTTGCAGCACTGTTTCTAAAGTTCTGAGGCATAAGGATCAGTATCTGAGGAGGGATCAAGAGCCGGACCCTACAGCCGTCAAAAGAGGTGGCAAGGCGAAAAATCCCGACTTCGACAGAACTCTGAGTAACTACGTTCGCCGACAGCAACAGCGTGGCTTTGATATCAAAGACGAGGAGATCATGGAACAGGCTCGTTTATTTGCCCATGCTAGTGGAAATCAAGATGCTATTCTGGGAAGTCTAACCAGCAGTTGGCTGCAAAAGTTCAAACAGAAGCATGGTGTTGGAACCTCGAGACTTCTCAGGCGAGCATCCGAGACGAACATCCCCGACAGTACGCGTGGATCTGGTCAAAACATGACGAAGAACGGTACCACCTCAAATGAAATTTCACCCGCTTCGCCAACACAGCCCCTCTCGCCTTTATCAGGAAGCCGTAGCGACGAAGAGCTTCAGCGAGAGCATAGTCTCGATTTCGACTTCGCTTATAGGCAGCAGCACTCCcaatcaacaacatcccTTGCAAGCGAGGTCAGAGATAACACTGGCTCGTCCTTTTCTGGTGGCACCCTCAGCCCAACCGGAACTTTCAATTTCTCGCCGGATCCAAACGTTGGAGGTTTTCAGCCGTTGGGGATGCGCGCAGAAATGCCACCGGACTTCCATCGCGAGAAGAGAAGTAATACATTCCCATCGATTGACATCAACTATGCAAACCAACATGGCCCACCAACAGAGCCCATGACACCACAGcttcctccaccaccgaCGGGACCTTCGTCCTCGCTTGACTCCCCAACGCATGACGTTCAGTCGGGACCGTTTGCCATCAACACTAGCCTTACCTCACCGCCAGCCCTGCGTCGAACAAGCAGCAATTCCAGTATTGCAGCTCGCTCCTCGAACATGTCTATGACAGCTGGGGCTTCGATGACGCCGGTAGAATCGTCACCTGTGTCTCCGTCTCAGGAAGACGCTCGGAGAGCCGCGAACACTCTACTTAGTTATCTGCAGAACATGAGCTCCAATAGTCAAGTTTTTCAAAAAAGTGACTACCAAGCCATCATTCAACTCACCAAAAAGCTAGaaatccaccaacatcagAGCAATCGCCCATCTGCCGGAGGATTGTCAAGAATACCAGAAGGTGATGCCGAAATGACTGCTTCTCCTGGCCCTGCGATGATGCAGGCAAGCTGAGGTACACGAGGCGGCAATTTAAGCAACAGTGTTGGCATTGCGGAGAGCTTTTGAAATTTATTACACAGTTGGCATTTTATATCACCGGCGTTTCTGGTGTTTATCTTCATTTGATAA
The genomic region above belongs to Pochonia chlamydosporia 170 chromosome 2, whole genome shotgun sequence and contains:
- a CDS encoding centromere binding protein B (similar to Metarhizium robertsii ARSEF 23 XP_007822172.2); translation: MGQDSTAITQSSGYNNDNWATISPYSQSPYDGSPMTEYPGFGSFVPQGVHSETMSRMPPQSGHQHHPQHHQPQHQLMHHSTTPMGHHQLPMLNTTWPSQLTNPTPSGSFSAPAASIATGPRIPPPTETPKLPSQAEKGRKTLTTEQKRAMCQYHEENPGTRQADIGLRFGVERSTVSKVLRHKDQYLRRDQEPDPTAVKRGGKAKNPDFDRTLSNYVRRQQQRGFDIKDEEIMEQARLFAHASGNQDAILGSLTSSWLQKFKQKHGVGTSRLLRRASETNIPDSTRGSGQNMTKNGTTSNEISPASPTQPLSPLSGSRSDEELQREHSLDFDFAYRQQHSQSTTSLASEVRDNTGSSFSGGTLSPTGTFNFSPDPNVGGFQPLGMRAEMPPDFHREKRSNTFPSIDINYANQHGPPTEPMTPQLPPPPTGPSSSLDSPTHDVQSGPFAINTSLTSPPALRRTSSNSSIAARSSNMSMTAGASMTPVESSPVSPSQEDARRAANTLLSYLQNMSSNSQVFQKSDYQAIIQLTKKLEIHQHQSNRPSAGGLSRIPEGDAEMTASPGPAMMQAS